A single genomic interval of Lathyrus oleraceus cultivar Zhongwan6 chromosome 7, CAAS_Psat_ZW6_1.0, whole genome shotgun sequence harbors:
- the LOC127108459 gene encoding uncharacterized protein LOC127108459 isoform X2, giving the protein MAEPRKQLNKKFDHLVLGPAAGQGLSNRLQCQGSKALNRTHSSNDRLGVDGSITFVTVFTIYNSSLDRVDDKSSKTVVGNTSYNKMGRSMAVLNVFINFIQVVMPQSDVIILTDPVSDLSVHRNRVSLYPIQGEYSRDKLMLQRIRSYITFLETRLHKLSQNPRDITHYIFTDSDIAVVDDLGQIFRDHPNFHMALTFRNNKGQPLNSGFVAVRGTSDGILRAKLFLQEVLKIYVSKYINASRMLGDQLALAWVVKSKPHFDTSRFAKTVAFSDDIGGTSILFLPCAIYNWTPPEGAGQFHGMPLNVKVVHFKGSRKRLMLESWNFYSATPDIADMLCLILGSGRAKYDF; this is encoded by the exons ATGGCAGAACCCCGTAAACAACTAAACAAGAAATTTGATCATCTGGTTCTTGGTCCTGCTGCTGGCCAAGGCTTGTCAAACCGTTTGCAATGCCAAG GATCAAAAGCTCTCAACAGGACCCATTCTTCAAATGACAGATTAGGTGTAGATGGAAGTATTACATTTGTAACTGTCTTTACTATTTATAATTCTTCTCTTGATAGAGTAGATGATAAATCATCAAAAACAGTTGTTGGCAACACTTCATATAATAAGATGGGCAGGTCAATGGCTGTGTTGAATGTCTTCATTAACTTCATTCAG GTAGTAATGCCCCAGAGCGACGTGATTATTCTCACAGACCCAGTTTCTGACCTTTCAGTGCACAGAAATAGGGTCTCTCTATATCCCATACAAGGTGAATATTCAAGAGACAAGTTGATGCTTCAAAGGATCAGGTCTTACATT ACCTTTTTAGAAACAAGACTTCACAAGCTTTCTCAGAATCCAAGGGATATCACTCACTACATCTTCACTGATTCTGATATAGCAGTGGTTGATGATTTAGGGCAGATTTTTCGTGACCATCCTAATTTTCACATGGCTCTGACCTTCAGGAACAACAAGGGTCAGCCTTTGAATTCAGGATTCGTTGCAGTAAGGGGTACTTCTGATGGAATTTTAAG GGCAAAGCTTTTCCTACAAGAGGTTTTGAAAATATATGTCTCAAAATACATAAATGCTTCCCGCATGCTGGGTGATCAGTTAGCTCTTGCTTGGGTTGTGAAGTCAAAACCTCATTTTGATACCAGCAGGTTTGCCAAAACAGTTGCTTTCTCTGATGACATTGGTGGTACTTCAATATTGTTCTTACCCTGTGCCATATACAACTGGACTCCACCTGAGGGTGCTGGTCAATTTCATGGCATGCCTTTGAATGTTAAG GTTGTTCATTTTAAAGGATCAAGAAAACGTCTAATGCTCGAATCATGGAATTTTTATTCAGCAACTCCTGACATTGCTGATATGTTATGCCTCATTTTGGGAAGTGGAAGAGcaaaatatgatttttga
- the LOC127108459 gene encoding uncharacterized protein LOC127108459 isoform X1, translating into MKMFSGWRRFAFGVLLILLLTHLFSVRELNSSKMAEPRKQLNKKFDHLVLGPAAGQGLSNRLQCQGSKALNRTHSSNDRLGVDGSITFVTVFTIYNSSLDRVDDKSSKTVVGNTSYNKMGRSMAVLNVFINFIQVVMPQSDVIILTDPVSDLSVHRNRVSLYPIQGEYSRDKLMLQRIRSYITFLETRLHKLSQNPRDITHYIFTDSDIAVVDDLGQIFRDHPNFHMALTFRNNKGQPLNSGFVAVRGTSDGILRAKLFLQEVLKIYVSKYINASRMLGDQLALAWVVKSKPHFDTSRFAKTVAFSDDIGGTSILFLPCAIYNWTPPEGAGQFHGMPLNVKVVHFKGSRKRLMLESWNFYSATPDIADMLCLILGSGRAKYDF; encoded by the exons ATGAAAATGTTCAGTGGTTGGCGTCGTTTTGCTTTTGGTGTTCTATTAATTTTACTCCTTACTCACCTATTTTCTG TCAGAGAGCTGAACAGCTCAAAAATGGCAGAACCCCGTAAACAACTAAACAAGAAATTTGATCATCTGGTTCTTGGTCCTGCTGCTGGCCAAGGCTTGTCAAACCGTTTGCAATGCCAAG GATCAAAAGCTCTCAACAGGACCCATTCTTCAAATGACAGATTAGGTGTAGATGGAAGTATTACATTTGTAACTGTCTTTACTATTTATAATTCTTCTCTTGATAGAGTAGATGATAAATCATCAAAAACAGTTGTTGGCAACACTTCATATAATAAGATGGGCAGGTCAATGGCTGTGTTGAATGTCTTCATTAACTTCATTCAG GTAGTAATGCCCCAGAGCGACGTGATTATTCTCACAGACCCAGTTTCTGACCTTTCAGTGCACAGAAATAGGGTCTCTCTATATCCCATACAAGGTGAATATTCAAGAGACAAGTTGATGCTTCAAAGGATCAGGTCTTACATT ACCTTTTTAGAAACAAGACTTCACAAGCTTTCTCAGAATCCAAGGGATATCACTCACTACATCTTCACTGATTCTGATATAGCAGTGGTTGATGATTTAGGGCAGATTTTTCGTGACCATCCTAATTTTCACATGGCTCTGACCTTCAGGAACAACAAGGGTCAGCCTTTGAATTCAGGATTCGTTGCAGTAAGGGGTACTTCTGATGGAATTTTAAG GGCAAAGCTTTTCCTACAAGAGGTTTTGAAAATATATGTCTCAAAATACATAAATGCTTCCCGCATGCTGGGTGATCAGTTAGCTCTTGCTTGGGTTGTGAAGTCAAAACCTCATTTTGATACCAGCAGGTTTGCCAAAACAGTTGCTTTCTCTGATGACATTGGTGGTACTTCAATATTGTTCTTACCCTGTGCCATATACAACTGGACTCCACCTGAGGGTGCTGGTCAATTTCATGGCATGCCTTTGAATGTTAAG GTTGTTCATTTTAAAGGATCAAGAAAACGTCTAATGCTCGAATCATGGAATTTTTATTCAGCAACTCCTGACATTGCTGATATGTTATGCCTCATTTTGGGAAGTGGAAGAGcaaaatatgatttttga
- the LOC127108460 gene encoding protein WHAT'S THIS FACTOR 9, mitochondrial encodes MARSSKLYHQFNHIRTFVNARVKWVRDPDLDTAVLKEKNLKHVISLKNHIVSSPSKSLSIYNASMLKSSLDLPMTTIKFVEKYRHVFSQFQPSPGLPPRVKLTTQALSLHKEEMEVHNSPTNREETARRLARLLMLAGMARLPIYVIEKLKWDMGLPYDYVTTLLAYYPDYFDVCVVKDPSSGEEVLALELVSWRKDLAVSELEKRVMSLNYGADKTRHDIAFPMFLPTSFALEKRVKTWVEGWQTLPYISPYENAFHLDSNSDQAEKWTVAILHELLSLLVSKKTERENLIYYGECLGLGSRFKKALVHHPGIFYICNKIRTQTVVLREAYRNEFLVKKHPVMGMRYWYIHLMTKT; translated from the coding sequence ATGGCTCGTTCCTCCAAACTCTATCACCAGTTCAACCACATTAGGACTTTCGTGAATGCGAGGGTTAAATGGGTTCGAGATCCCGATCTTGACACTGCAGTTCTCAAAGAGAAAAATCTCAAACACGTAATTTCTCTCAAGAACCATATTGTTTCGTCTCCTTCCAAATCCTTATCCATCTACAATGCCTCTATGTTGAAATCTTCGCTCGACCTTCCTATGACAACTATCAAATTCGTTGAGAAATATCGTCATGTTTTCTCTCAATTCCAACCGAGTCCTGGTCTCCCCCCACGCGTCAAGCTCACTACTCAAGCTTTATCGCTCCATAAAGAAGAGATGGAAGTACATAATTCTCCCACTAACCGTGAAGAGACTGCTCGGAGGTTGGCAAGGCTTCTAATGCTTGCTGGCATGGCGAGATTGCCGATTTATGTAATTGAGAAGCTAAAATGGGATATGGGTCTTCCTTATGATTATGTTACAACTCTTTTGGCTTATTACCCTGATTATTTTGATGTTTGTGTGGTAAAAGATCCATCGTCTGGGGAAGAAGTGCTTGCTTTAGAACTTGTTTCTTGGAGAAAAGATCTTGCCGTGTCTGAGTTAGAGAAGAGGGTAATGAGCTTGAACTATGGTGCGGATAAAACAAGACATGATATTGCATTTCCCATGTTTTTGCCCACAAGCTTTGCGTTAGAGAAAAGGGTGAAAACCTGGGTTGAGGGTTGGCAAACATTGCCTTACATTTCTCCATACGAAAATGCATTTCATCTTGACTCGAATAGTGACCAGGCAGAGAAGTGGACAGTGGCAATTTTGCATGAGTTGCTTTCTCTTTTAGTGTCAAAGAAGACAGAAAGAGAGAATTTGATTTATTATGGAGAGTGTTTGGGGTTGGGCTCGAGATTTAAGAAGGCTTTGGTTCATCATCCTGGTATATTTTACATCTGTAATAAGATTAGGACTCAGACTGTTGTGCTTAGGGAGGCTTACAGAAATGAGTTTCTGGTTAAGAAACATCCAGTGATGGGTATGAGATATTGGTACATTCACCTCATGACGAAGACGTAG